From the genome of Falco cherrug isolate bFalChe1 chromosome 14, bFalChe1.pri, whole genome shotgun sequence, one region includes:
- the LOC129737339 gene encoding cGMP-specific 3',5'-cyclic phosphodiesterase alpha-like, whose product MRLPWPMDPPEAPAAPPQDPPRRHPLPLPHCPPLSAPLSPPLQPLPCLTSCLHWFSLWLFLSSFLVFSFPFFLFLLFISSPFSFPFPLFFFFFFFSSFLSFSSPFFLFFSFSLFLFFFFFCSSSSSFSFLFLLSLSPFSFSFLFLLSLSPFSFSFLFLLSLSPFSFSFLFLLSLSPFSFSFLFLLSLSPFSFSFLFLSSFFSPFLFSLFYSFLFVSCPFFSLAPFLSFFFVLSFLSLFLFPSLFSSPCFLFPLRPPPPRPIPGRQQVPPPAPAGGAGASGATAGAAPGAGVPVPGPPSCLLGASTAQPHGGGQKKRGGGCRAERGAHV is encoded by the coding sequence ATGCGCCTACCGTGGCCGATGGACCCGCCGGAGGCACCCGCTGCACctccccaggaccccccccgccggcaccccctgcccctccctcaCTGCCCCCCGCTTTCTGCTCCTCTgtctcctcccctccagcccttgcCTTGCCTTACATCTTGCCTTCACTGGTTCTCCCTTTGgctctttctctcctcttttcttgttttttcttttccctttttcctttttcttctcttcatttcttctcctttttcttttccttttcctcttttcttcttctttttcttcttttcttctttcctttccttttcctctcctttttttctctttttctctttttctctttttctctttttctttttcttttgctcttcttcctcttctttctcctttctctttctcctttctctttctcctttctctttctcctttctctttctcctttctctttctcctttctctttctcctttctctttctcctttctctttctcctttctctttctcctttctctttctcctttctctttctcctttctctttctcctttctctttctcctttctctttctcctttctctttctcctttctctttctctcctcttttttctccccctttcttttttctcttttttactcattcctttttgtctcttgtccctttttttccctcgCTCCTTTTCTCTCGttcttttttgtcctttcctttctttcacttttcctttttccctctctcttttcctctccctgtttcctctttcctctgcgtcccccccccccccgccccatcccCGGGCGCCAGCaggtgccccccccagccccagcaggaggGGCCGGTGCCAGCGGGGCCAcggcaggagcagcaccaggagCAGGGGTCCCTGTCCCCggcccccccagctgcctgctgggggccagcacagctcagccccatgGCGGGGGTCAGaagaagaggggagggggctgcagagcagagaggggggCACATGTGTGA
- the LOC114017993 gene encoding C-factor-like has translation MEGLGVGSVLLTGCDGGLGLGLLKGLLEQPSPPRHLFAACLDPQGKAINEVALGNPNVVVLPLDVTDPNSIKAAVGKVREEVGSAGLNLLINNACTTRRSTLATETAENMTLVYTTNTIGPLQTSQAFLPLLMEAAEAEGQRGMSCSRAAIVNISSILGSIGAVEACEERQDICYRCSKAALNMLTKCLALEYGGSGILCVSVDPGCVTPPLEQGMGPATVEESVQGVLRLLARLSATSNGTFWDWRGHSLPW, from the exons atggaggggctCGGCGTGGGCAGCGTTTTGCTGACCGGCTGTGACgggggcctggggctggggctgctgaagGGCTtgctggagcagcccagccccccTCGGCACCTCTTCGCTGCTTGCCTGGACCCCCAGGGGAAG GCTATCAACGAGGTGGCTTTGGGCAACCCCAACGTCGTGGTCCTGCCTCTAG ACGTGACGGACCCCAACAGCATCAAGGCGGCAGTCGGGAAGGTGCGGGAGGAGGTGGGAAGTGCCGGCCTCAACCTCCTGATAAACAACGCCTGCACCACACGCCGCAGCACGCTGGCCACCGAGACGGCGGAGAACATGACCCTCGTCTACACCACCAACACCATCGGGCCCCTGCAGACAAGCCAG GCGTTCCTGCCGCTGCTGATGGAAGCAGCCGAGGCTGAAGGGCAGCGTGggatgagctgcagcagagccgCCATTGTCAACATCTCCAGCATCCTGGGCTCCATCGGGGCGGTGGAGGCTTGCGAGGAGAGGCAGGACATCTGCTACCGCTGCAGCAAG GCTGCTCTGAACATGCTCACCAAGTGCCTGGCCCTGGAGTATGGGGGCAGTGGGATCCTCTGTGTGTCCGTGGACCCTGGCTGTGTGACACCTCCCTTGGAACAGGGGATG GGCCCAGCGACGGTGGAGGAGAGCGTGCAGGGCGTCCTGCGGCTGCTGGCCCGGCTCTCAGCCACCAGCAACGGCACCTTCTGGGACTGGagagggcacagcctgccctggTGA
- the IL34 gene encoding interleukin-34, with protein sequence MQQGYAAVLCVLAVLGLEAAAPGECELTRLLQDKLQYEMRLQYMKHYFPVDYTVQVQYEEVLRPSNITRLRNGTVSEVALRYLWFHVSSQAVLRIREVLPVKHPSWKYTQELCQLFDALGKEYSKYRQTDVEPVVADLVKLVHSVGSESRRKAVRPKALLDNCLKVMRMLYTAPCRWEST encoded by the exons ATGCAGCAGGGCTACGCGGCCGTCCTGT gtgtcctggctgtgctggggctggaggctgctgcgCCGGGCGAATGCGAGCTCACCCGCCTGCTCCAGGACAAGCTGCAGTACGAGATGCGCCTGCAGTACATG AAACACTACTTCCCCGTCGACTACACGGTCCAGGTCCAGTATGAGGAGGTGCTAAGGCCATCCAACATCACCCGCCTG CGCAACGGGACAGTGTCGGAGGTGGCCCTGCGGTACCTCTGGTTCCACGTCAGCTCCCAGGCAGTGCTGCGGATCCGCGAGGTGCTGCCGGTGAAGCACCCATCCTGGAAGTACACccaggagctgtgccagctcttCGATGCCCTGGGCAAGGAGTACAGCAAGTACCGGCAG ACAGATGTGGAGCCAGTGGTGGCCGACCTGGTGAAGCTGGTTCACAGCGTGGGCTCTGAGAGCCGCAGGAAGGCTGTACGCCCCAAGGCACTGCTGGACAACTGCCTCAAGGTCATGCGGATGCTCTACACTGCACCTT GTCGGTGGGAGTCCACCTAG